A genome region from Triticum aestivum cultivar Chinese Spring chromosome 2B, IWGSC CS RefSeq v2.1, whole genome shotgun sequence includes the following:
- the LOC123041737 gene encoding plasmodesmata-located protein 5 isoform X1 has protein sequence MALSRRLLLFLSLVAITAGTGTSAMIVTRCYPPPTPTVNGSTSAFFRRDLLSLLDALPSVAAWTGFASMRTGGSFARGLCFGDPAPDSCFRCLSDVGRKITDLYDDASRRAGFLNDGCFLGYADTNASSAGADDNAISGVTFSGHTIPRVDAGDALKLVAVARSLVPRSVNGQVAAADATSTASNGDTVRVLAQCATDRAPAECARCLQDSSLQMARSWGLTRSASTVQAVLGSNCYLRFEISSPPLGEKIREEDRKGSHRPDCVHWLHRRCSRSRAGGGEKKGREYNSNSISGGREAMI, from the exons ATGGCGCTCTCCCGCCGCCTTCTCCTATTCCTCTCCCTCGTCGCCATCACGGCGGGCACCGGCACCTCCGCGATGATCGTGACAAGGTGCTATCCGCCGCCGACGCCCACTGTCAACGGCAGCACCAGCGCGTTCTTCCGCCGCGATCTCCTCTCGCTACTCGACGCCCTCCCCTCGGTCGCCGCGTGGACGGGCTTCGCCTCCATGCGGACCGGCGGCTCGTTCGCCCGCGGCCTCTGCTTCGGCGACCCCGCGCCGGACTCGTGCTTCCGCTGCCTGTCCGACGTCGGCAGGAAGATCACCGACCTGTACGACGACGCTAGCCGGCGCGCGGGCTTCCTGAATGACGGCTGCTTCCTGGGCTACGCCGACACCAACGCGTCCTCCGCAGGCGCTGACGACAACGCCATCAGTGGCGTGACATTCTCCGGCCACACCATCCCGCGCGTCGACGCCGGCGACGCGCTGAAGCTCGTGGCCGTGGCGCGGTCCTTGGTCCCGCGGTCCGTGAACGGCCAGGTGGCAGCCGCCGACGCGACGTCTACGGCGAGCAACGGCGACACGGTGCGCGTGCTGGCACAGTGCGCCACGGACCGCGCCCCAGCGGAGTGCGCCCGGTGCCTGCAGGACTCATCGCTGCAGATGGCCAGGAGCTGGGGGCTCACGCGCAGCGCCAGCACCGTGCAGGCGGTTCTCGGCTCGAACTGCTACCTCCGCTTCGAGATATCATCACCGCCCCTGGGAGAGAAGATTCGTGA GGAGGATCGTAAAGGGTCACATCGTCCTGACTGTGTGCATTGGCTTCATCGTCGCTGTAGCCGTAGCCGTGCTGGTGGTGGTGAGAAGAAAGGCCGGGAATACAACAGCAACAGCATCAG CGGCGGAAGGGAAGCAATGATCTGA
- the LOC123041737 gene encoding plasmodesmata-located protein 5 isoform X2: MALSRRLLLFLSLVAITAGTGTSAMIVTRCYPPPTPTVNGSTSAFFRRDLLSLLDALPSVAAWTGFASMRTGGSFARGLCFGDPAPDSCFRCLSDVGRKITDLYDDASRRAGFLNDGCFLGYADTNASSAGADDNAISGVTFSGHTIPRVDAGDALKLVAVARSLVPRSVNGQVAAADATSTASNGDTVRVLAQCATDRAPAECARCLQDSSLQMARSWGLTRSASTVQAVLGSNCYLRFEISSPPLGEKIRRIVKGHIVLTVCIGFIVAVAVAVLVVVRRKAGNTTATASAAEGKQ, from the exons ATGGCGCTCTCCCGCCGCCTTCTCCTATTCCTCTCCCTCGTCGCCATCACGGCGGGCACCGGCACCTCCGCGATGATCGTGACAAGGTGCTATCCGCCGCCGACGCCCACTGTCAACGGCAGCACCAGCGCGTTCTTCCGCCGCGATCTCCTCTCGCTACTCGACGCCCTCCCCTCGGTCGCCGCGTGGACGGGCTTCGCCTCCATGCGGACCGGCGGCTCGTTCGCCCGCGGCCTCTGCTTCGGCGACCCCGCGCCGGACTCGTGCTTCCGCTGCCTGTCCGACGTCGGCAGGAAGATCACCGACCTGTACGACGACGCTAGCCGGCGCGCGGGCTTCCTGAATGACGGCTGCTTCCTGGGCTACGCCGACACCAACGCGTCCTCCGCAGGCGCTGACGACAACGCCATCAGTGGCGTGACATTCTCCGGCCACACCATCCCGCGCGTCGACGCCGGCGACGCGCTGAAGCTCGTGGCCGTGGCGCGGTCCTTGGTCCCGCGGTCCGTGAACGGCCAGGTGGCAGCCGCCGACGCGACGTCTACGGCGAGCAACGGCGACACGGTGCGCGTGCTGGCACAGTGCGCCACGGACCGCGCCCCAGCGGAGTGCGCCCGGTGCCTGCAGGACTCATCGCTGCAGATGGCCAGGAGCTGGGGGCTCACGCGCAGCGCCAGCACCGTGCAGGCGGTTCTCGGCTCGAACTGCTACCTCCGCTTCGAGATATCATCACCGCCCCTGGGAGAGAAGATTC GGAGGATCGTAAAGGGTCACATCGTCCTGACTGTGTGCATTGGCTTCATCGTCGCTGTAGCCGTAGCCGTGCTGGTGGTGGTGAGAAGAAAGGCCGGGAATACAACAGCAACAGCATCAG CGGCGGAAGGGAAGCAATGA